A portion of the Diprion similis isolate iyDipSimi1 chromosome 4, iyDipSimi1.1, whole genome shotgun sequence genome contains these proteins:
- the LOC124405542 gene encoding uncharacterized protein LOC124405542 isoform X2 has product MCALTYQNTEHTLTMNTPFHAFQVPERPEVTSYRKHLRLKKSMTLPDDTLEYWGFYLLKGATVALSVCSRFPGGSILVIKGDRSLRTCGIMEHTDQKVLNEENYLLMSKQVHVTVESNAQKMSGQLSMNNKKANQTVSTPHSDSLIDPHNKNQLKFRGKTNMDRSNVRDQMNPTNHPIPKSITGLDLSQVSNNTDLQIALLQEAAISHIQKHSTVHESSTQKGIDKLRHRLKKMHYINNKWDNKNGTKNSTSDDQKRKEKVLQPQDIDRRSLKKRGTHSRNKELFSEREEHIRKLETELNSYSEGINIEDDGIETENNKHHVDKRQPKAIEPSVLLDRGVEHGGNAFNFTSTDEDSSVSSFENGLLTCYNGQILLTQEFDPSELCTNVSFLVNSKRIHTQHDVVESGYYYYIFYSDNDYVSNDMHAIFDIYKPTYQFENVTESCINQTECSFRIALLSGDRVVVEIPTRNGIDREDNNMTLLTSTCYPRMGMYTVFPITVLLLILGCAFL; this is encoded by the exons ATGTGTGCCCTAACTTACCAAAAT ACA GAGCACACTTTGACAATGAACACACCGTTCCATGCATTCCAAGTACCTGAGCGACCAGAGGTAACATCGTATCGAAAGCATTTGAGACTCAAGAAGAGCATGACATTGCCTGACGACACCTTGGAGTATTGGGGCTTCTATCTTCTCAAAGGAGCAACCGTAGCTCTATCTGTTTGTTCCAG ATTCCCAGGTGGATCTATACTTGTTATTAAAGGAGACAGAAGTCTGCGAACTTGCGGTATAATGGAACACACTGATCAGAAAGttttgaatgaagaaaattaccTACTCATGTCGAAACAAGTTCACGTTACTGTTGAATCAAATGCTCAAAAAATGAGTGGGCAATTATCGATGAATAATAAGAAAGCTAATCAAACTGTATCAACACCTCATTCCGACAGTCTAATCGATCCACACAATAAAAACCAGCTAAAATTTCGTGGAAAAACCAATATGGACAGAAGTAATGTTCGTGACCAAATGAATCCAACAAATCATCCAATTCCCAAAAGTATCACCGGCTTAGACTTATCTCAAGTCTCAAACAATACAGATCTTCAAATAGCGTTGTTACAAGAGGCGGCTATTAGTCATATACAAAAACATTCTACCGTTCATGAAAGTTCCACTCAAAAAGGTATCGACAAGCTTAGGCACAggctaaaaaaaatgcattataTCAATAACAAGTGGGATAACAAGAATGGAactaaaaattcaacttctgatgatcagaaaagaaaagaaaaagtactGCAACCACAAGATATTGATCGCAGGAGTCTAAAGAAACGTGGAACACATTCCCGTAATAAAGAATTGTTCTCAGAGCGTGAAGAACATATACGCAAGTTGGAAACCGAGTTAAACTCTTATTCTGAAGGAATAAATATTGAGGATGATGGAATAGAAACTGAAAACAACAAACACCATGTAGATAAAAGACAACCGAAGGCCATTGAGCCATCGGTGTTATTAGATAGAGGAGTAGAACATGGTGGTAAtgctttcaattttacaaGTACAGACGAAGATTCATCcgtttcaagttttgaaaatggttTGCTAACATGCTACAATGGACAAATATTGCTTACTCAGGAATTTGATCCCTCTGAATTATGTACGAACGTTAGTTTCTTAGTAAACAGCAAGCGGATCCATACTCAACACGATGTCGTAGAAAGTGGCTACTACTACTACATATTCTACAGTGATAATGATTATGTTTCAAACGATATGCATGCCATTTTCGATATATACAAGCCAACTTATCAATTCGAAAATGTCACTGAGTCATGTATTAATCAAACTGAATGTTCATTTCGTATTGCATTACTCTCCGGAGATCGTGTTGTTGTAGAAATACCAACTAGGAATGGAATCGATCGCGAAGATAACAACATGACGCTGCTTACTTCAACTTGTTATCCCAGAATGGGAATGTATACTGTGTTTCCAATTACTGTCCTGCTGTTAATACTAGGGTGCGCTTTTCTATGA
- the LOC124405542 gene encoding uncharacterized protein LOC124405542 isoform X3, producing the protein MCALTYQNEHTLTMNTPFHAFQVPERPEVTSYRKHLRLKKSMTLPDDTLEYWGFYLLKGATVALSVCSRFPGGSILVIKGDRSLRTCGIMEHTDQKVLNEENYLLMSKQVHVTVESNAQKMSGQLSMNNKKANQTVSTPHSDSLIDPHNKNQLKFRGKTNMDRSNVRDQMNPTNHPIPKSITGLDLSQVSNNTDLQIALLQEAAISHIQKHSTVHESSTQKGIDKLRHRLKKMHYINNKWDNKNGTKNSTSDDQKRKEKVLQPQDIDRRSLKKRGTHSRNKELFSEREEHIRKLETELNSYSEGINIEDDGIETENNKHHVDKRQPKAIEPSVLLDRGVEHGGNAFNFTSTDEDSSVSSFENGLLTCYNGQILLTQEFDPSELCTNVSFLVNSKRIHTQHDVVESGYYYYIFYSDNDYVSNDMHAIFDIYKPTYQFENVTESCINQTECSFRIALLSGDRVVVEIPTRNGIDREDNNMTLLTSTCYPRMGMYTVFPITVLLLILGCAFL; encoded by the exons ATGTGTGCCCTAACTTACCAAAAT GAGCACACTTTGACAATGAACACACCGTTCCATGCATTCCAAGTACCTGAGCGACCAGAGGTAACATCGTATCGAAAGCATTTGAGACTCAAGAAGAGCATGACATTGCCTGACGACACCTTGGAGTATTGGGGCTTCTATCTTCTCAAAGGAGCAACCGTAGCTCTATCTGTTTGTTCCAG ATTCCCAGGTGGATCTATACTTGTTATTAAAGGAGACAGAAGTCTGCGAACTTGCGGTATAATGGAACACACTGATCAGAAAGttttgaatgaagaaaattaccTACTCATGTCGAAACAAGTTCACGTTACTGTTGAATCAAATGCTCAAAAAATGAGTGGGCAATTATCGATGAATAATAAGAAAGCTAATCAAACTGTATCAACACCTCATTCCGACAGTCTAATCGATCCACACAATAAAAACCAGCTAAAATTTCGTGGAAAAACCAATATGGACAGAAGTAATGTTCGTGACCAAATGAATCCAACAAATCATCCAATTCCCAAAAGTATCACCGGCTTAGACTTATCTCAAGTCTCAAACAATACAGATCTTCAAATAGCGTTGTTACAAGAGGCGGCTATTAGTCATATACAAAAACATTCTACCGTTCATGAAAGTTCCACTCAAAAAGGTATCGACAAGCTTAGGCACAggctaaaaaaaatgcattataTCAATAACAAGTGGGATAACAAGAATGGAactaaaaattcaacttctgatgatcagaaaagaaaagaaaaagtactGCAACCACAAGATATTGATCGCAGGAGTCTAAAGAAACGTGGAACACATTCCCGTAATAAAGAATTGTTCTCAGAGCGTGAAGAACATATACGCAAGTTGGAAACCGAGTTAAACTCTTATTCTGAAGGAATAAATATTGAGGATGATGGAATAGAAACTGAAAACAACAAACACCATGTAGATAAAAGACAACCGAAGGCCATTGAGCCATCGGTGTTATTAGATAGAGGAGTAGAACATGGTGGTAAtgctttcaattttacaaGTACAGACGAAGATTCATCcgtttcaagttttgaaaatggttTGCTAACATGCTACAATGGACAAATATTGCTTACTCAGGAATTTGATCCCTCTGAATTATGTACGAACGTTAGTTTCTTAGTAAACAGCAAGCGGATCCATACTCAACACGATGTCGTAGAAAGTGGCTACTACTACTACATATTCTACAGTGATAATGATTATGTTTCAAACGATATGCATGCCATTTTCGATATATACAAGCCAACTTATCAATTCGAAAATGTCACTGAGTCATGTATTAATCAAACTGAATGTTCATTTCGTATTGCATTACTCTCCGGAGATCGTGTTGTTGTAGAAATACCAACTAGGAATGGAATCGATCGCGAAGATAACAACATGACGCTGCTTACTTCAACTTGTTATCCCAGAATGGGAATGTATACTGTGTTTCCAATTACTGTCCTGCTGTTAATACTAGGGTGCGCTTTTCTATGA
- the LOC124405542 gene encoding uncharacterized protein LOC124405542 isoform X1 has protein sequence MHGVTRIVIFCTLTTVLPVMLLVIPLYLRHSLYASVVYTVAESDVIEIEDGISTIFCSEHTLTMNTPFHAFQVPERPEVTSYRKHLRLKKSMTLPDDTLEYWGFYLLKGATVALSVCSRFPGGSILVIKGDRSLRTCGIMEHTDQKVLNEENYLLMSKQVHVTVESNAQKMSGQLSMNNKKANQTVSTPHSDSLIDPHNKNQLKFRGKTNMDRSNVRDQMNPTNHPIPKSITGLDLSQVSNNTDLQIALLQEAAISHIQKHSTVHESSTQKGIDKLRHRLKKMHYINNKWDNKNGTKNSTSDDQKRKEKVLQPQDIDRRSLKKRGTHSRNKELFSEREEHIRKLETELNSYSEGINIEDDGIETENNKHHVDKRQPKAIEPSVLLDRGVEHGGNAFNFTSTDEDSSVSSFENGLLTCYNGQILLTQEFDPSELCTNVSFLVNSKRIHTQHDVVESGYYYYIFYSDNDYVSNDMHAIFDIYKPTYQFENVTESCINQTECSFRIALLSGDRVVVEIPTRNGIDREDNNMTLLTSTCYPRMGMYTVFPITVLLLILGCAFL, from the exons ATGCATGGTGTAACACGAATTGTTATATTTTGCACACTGACTACTGTTCTGCCTGTCATGTTACTGGTAATTCCGTTGTATCTGCGTCACAGCTTATATGCCAGCGTTGTATACACAGTAGCAGAGTCCGATGTAATCGAAATTGAAGATGGAATTTCCACAATATTTTGCTCT GAGCACACTTTGACAATGAACACACCGTTCCATGCATTCCAAGTACCTGAGCGACCAGAGGTAACATCGTATCGAAAGCATTTGAGACTCAAGAAGAGCATGACATTGCCTGACGACACCTTGGAGTATTGGGGCTTCTATCTTCTCAAAGGAGCAACCGTAGCTCTATCTGTTTGTTCCAG ATTCCCAGGTGGATCTATACTTGTTATTAAAGGAGACAGAAGTCTGCGAACTTGCGGTATAATGGAACACACTGATCAGAAAGttttgaatgaagaaaattaccTACTCATGTCGAAACAAGTTCACGTTACTGTTGAATCAAATGCTCAAAAAATGAGTGGGCAATTATCGATGAATAATAAGAAAGCTAATCAAACTGTATCAACACCTCATTCCGACAGTCTAATCGATCCACACAATAAAAACCAGCTAAAATTTCGTGGAAAAACCAATATGGACAGAAGTAATGTTCGTGACCAAATGAATCCAACAAATCATCCAATTCCCAAAAGTATCACCGGCTTAGACTTATCTCAAGTCTCAAACAATACAGATCTTCAAATAGCGTTGTTACAAGAGGCGGCTATTAGTCATATACAAAAACATTCTACCGTTCATGAAAGTTCCACTCAAAAAGGTATCGACAAGCTTAGGCACAggctaaaaaaaatgcattataTCAATAACAAGTGGGATAACAAGAATGGAactaaaaattcaacttctgatgatcagaaaagaaaagaaaaagtactGCAACCACAAGATATTGATCGCAGGAGTCTAAAGAAACGTGGAACACATTCCCGTAATAAAGAATTGTTCTCAGAGCGTGAAGAACATATACGCAAGTTGGAAACCGAGTTAAACTCTTATTCTGAAGGAATAAATATTGAGGATGATGGAATAGAAACTGAAAACAACAAACACCATGTAGATAAAAGACAACCGAAGGCCATTGAGCCATCGGTGTTATTAGATAGAGGAGTAGAACATGGTGGTAAtgctttcaattttacaaGTACAGACGAAGATTCATCcgtttcaagttttgaaaatggttTGCTAACATGCTACAATGGACAAATATTGCTTACTCAGGAATTTGATCCCTCTGAATTATGTACGAACGTTAGTTTCTTAGTAAACAGCAAGCGGATCCATACTCAACACGATGTCGTAGAAAGTGGCTACTACTACTACATATTCTACAGTGATAATGATTATGTTTCAAACGATATGCATGCCATTTTCGATATATACAAGCCAACTTATCAATTCGAAAATGTCACTGAGTCATGTATTAATCAAACTGAATGTTCATTTCGTATTGCATTACTCTCCGGAGATCGTGTTGTTGTAGAAATACCAACTAGGAATGGAATCGATCGCGAAGATAACAACATGACGCTGCTTACTTCAACTTGTTATCCCAGAATGGGAATGTATACTGTGTTTCCAATTACTGTCCTGCTGTTAATACTAGGGTGCGCTTTTCTATGA